The genomic DNA GAAGTTCAACTCCCAGTGTAATTTTTAGTTGTCCGCATCAGGCATTGGGGTCTTATAAGGTTAAAGATACGATGTTGACCTGGATTTGGGGCCAGCCCAAGGTTAATCTTCTACCAAGGAAAGAAGAATTTAGTGAAGTGATGCAACCGACAGGAAGACCACATGGAAAAGTTATAGGACTGCTCATGGATACCgattttaaaggggaaaatgaCTTTACTATTCACTAGTCTCATAGTGTGACACTGGCTTACGGCAGCATTTGAAGTGGCTGTCAAAATGCAGAAAGCTCACAATATGTTGGAAATTAGAAGGTGTGCAGAAAAGTCACAAGACAGATGTGTAATCTGAGATCTTCAAGGCAACGAGATCCACCAACCGTGGTTGTTAAGTGTGACATGCCGTCCAACTCAAAGTCATATAGTGTAACGCTGGCCTAATGGTCACTTATGGTGACTCCTAGTTGCCTTTAAGGAAATGAGACCCAGTAGGTGTAGTTGTTAAGTGTGACATGCTCTTTGACTTGACGTTGGCAGTGTAATGACAGAATCAGACAGCATAGTAATTGGTGTCAAAATACAATGAGTCTCAAATGCTTAGAAAATTAGAAACTGGGCAGAAAAGTCACGAGGGAGTCATAGAATTCATTAGTCGTTAGACGCCCACCAATTGAAGTCATTAACATCGGGTAGAAtgacattaaaattaacacaGGACATTAAGTAGATGTCAAAATACAGTGAACTTGTGATAAttcagaaatttaaagctgctgagAATTTGCGATGGAATCGTGGAAACCGTAATCCTCCTATGTGAATCCTAGTCGTGCAATCCGACCTCCTCACTGAGACCAAATACAGCAAGTCCAGTTTTCGTCAGACATGTTCCCCAACTTGAAGTCTTGTAGCATGATGTTGGCCAAAGGCAGCACATTAATTGATCTGTCAACATGCCGTAAGCTGGCAATCCTTAGATAAATGTTGTGAAGGAGTCATGTCATCCATTATACCGCAGCATTCCTATTCATGTAATGGAGGATTAAGCCCGGCAACTAaaggttttaaaatttgaaatgcacTCCAACTtgaagttgtgtagtgtgacgcCAGCCTAACGGTCATTCCCTGTGATTACAAGTCCTTTAATTCAAAGCAATGAGGTCCTGTAAATCCAGTTGTGTAGTGTGACTTGTTCTACGACTCTGACGTGTGTAGTGTGATGCCAGTCTAATGGTTATCGTGTGTAATTTCAAGTCATAAAACTCAACATCATCAGATCCAGCAAGTCCAGTTGTTAAGTGTGACGTTCTCTCCGACTTGAAGTTGTATAGTGTGACGCTATCTAATATCTTCTCCAGAAGCCATTTTAAAAGTTCTCAAGGTTTCCACTTGAACTCCATGACTCTTTATTTTGTTCTACGGTTGTTTGTTATGAGCCATTTTGTCTCTGCCTTTCCAAAAACAATAATGGACACCGCCACCATTGTTTAGATTCTTCACATTTCTGAAACAGCACACTTACGATGACACAGAACACTCATGTTAACAGTTCAAAACCTCCATCCCTGTACCCTCCTTGAAGCCACAGTTTTGATTTTTCATGCACAGAAAATGGTGAAGCACAGAATTAAGACAAGCAGGATGGTTAAAGCAGGAAGTTAGCTCCAAATATATTACAaacttcctcttcatttttgCAGCCGGAGTGTTCACAGGGCTCAACCATAAACTTGAAGTGATCTGTGACAGCTCTGTAGTCACAAATGTCCTGGCCTTTAGGGATTACCGAGGGAGGTCTCCACCCAAGAAATCTCTTTAAACGAAAACAGAGAAGATGCCTCGGTTCATGTGGGTGGGCACTTGTACAGCTTGCAGATATGTCCGTTTAACCCCCAAAGAGTCACGTCAATAACACAAACCGAGCGGTCACTCTCCTGCAAGCTGTTCAAGCTTCTCTACCTCGTTTGAGGCCATGTTCTTGGCATGGATTCTCCTGTGCTTCAGCAGAGTGTTTGATTCGCGGAATCTCTTCCCACATTCAGGACAAGAGTAGGACTTCTCACCAGTGTGGATCCTCTGGTGGTCTTGCAGGGTACTTTTATATGTGAATCCTTGCCCACAGTCCATGCAGAAATCACTTCTCTCCCGTGTGGATGACCTGATGTCGCCAAAGATTACACTTGTGTGTAAATTTCTTCCTGCAGTGAACGCAGGAGTATGGCTTCTCCCCGGTGTGAAATTTCATGTGGTGTTGAAAGTACCGGCTGTAGATTAAGATCTTCCAGCAATATTGGCAACAAAATGGCCACTGCCCAATGTGAATCCTCTGATGCTGCTGAAGTTTCCCCTTTAGTCTGAACCTTTTCCCACACTGGTTACAGAAATATGGATACTACCCGGTGTGAATCACCAAATGCTCTTGCAGTCCGCCGACCACTTGGAAGCATTTCCCATACACGGGGTAACTGTGTGGCTTCTATCCGGTGTGGATTCTCTGATGCTGCAGGAAGTGGTTTTTACGTATGAACCTCTTTCCACAATTGCTACAAGAATGGGGTTTGTCGCCGTTGTGAATCTGCTGGTGGCCCTTCAGCCTGTACTTGTAGGCCAAGGTCTTCCCGCACACCTTGCAGCTGAATATCTGGTCTCCGCTATGAAGCCGCTGATGGTGCTGAAGGGTTCTTTTCTTGGTGAACCTCTTCTTGGGTCTCTCGCCGGTGTGCGACAGATGATGTCGCTGAGGTCGGTTTTACGAATGAAGCTCTTCCCACACTCCGTATGGCAGTGCAGCCGCTCCCCGATGTGAATTCGCTTGTGGAATTTCAGGCTGTTCTTGCAGGCAATCATTTTTCCACACTCCTTGAAGAAGAAGGCCTTTTCTAAGCTGTGACACCTCTTTTGGTGCTGAAGGGCTCTTTTTTCTGTGAAACTCTTCCCACACTCACTGCAGCTAAATGGCTCGTCTTCTCTGTGTGTCTTCAGGTGCTCCAGGAAGTGGCGCTTGTGAATAAAACGCTTCCCGCATTCTGTGCAGCAGTGCGGCTTCTCTCTGGAATGAGTCTTCTGGTGAGTCTGGAGGTACGCCTTACACACAAACGCTTTTCCACAATCGGTGCAGCAGTGCGGCTTCTCGCCGGTGTGAATGCGCTGATGCTGATGAACGTAAATCTTGTGTGTGAATGTTTTGCCGCACTCACTACAGCAGTACAGCTTTACTCCGGCATGAATCTTCTGGTGTGTCTGGAGATACGCTTTACACGCAAATGACTTTCCACAATCATTGCAGTGGTATGGCTTCTCCACGGTGTGACTTCTCTCGTGTATGCTGAGGTAACGCTTTTGCAAGAACTTCTTCCTGCAGTCCGCACACTCATACAAATTCTTGGTGTTATTGTTAAACTCGTTATCGGCTGTGGTGTCTTCGATTCCTGCTATTTTGGAAGTTGTCATGCTGGTAAGGAGTCTCCGGTCCAGAATCAAAATAGGCGTCCTCACTTTCTGGAAATTCAGTGGGAATCACCATGACGATGAGGTCATCTGGATTTTCAGAAACTTCTCCTCTCTTTCACCtcactatgaaaaaaaaataaaaaatgagcacaTATAAAACTCTGGAATGTGACCCTCTACAAACACAGCCTCccggcattaaaaaaaaattaaaataacaaaagctgGAACTCTAAGTAGGCCAATAAATACAGCTAAACTAATGGGGGTCTGGCATCGGGGACAACGCAGAAGTTCTGATTAGTACGACATTCTTATAACATGCACCTAGCCTTTTTTTATCTCATCttattaaggattttttttcttcttttccacttTTCCCCAACCCCCCAAAAGGAGATTGCGAGTTAATGTAAGTTCGAGTTGGGGATCTCGGTTTCAAGTCCCGGACAATAAGCTAACAATATGAAGAGATCTGCACAATTCATGAAGGAGATTCATAAATCGGAAAAAGTCAACATTAATACTTTTACCTTCTCTGTTGTGATCCGAATTTGGAGATGGACTTACTGTCATAAATAacttgcaacaaaaaaaaataaaataataagtaatacaatttattagTAACGtaacaataatagatagatagatagatagatagatagatagatagatagatagatagatagatagatagatagatagatagatagatagatagatagatagatagacaaaacaaaatgatgatAAATTAGATGAACTTTTtctctaatataaaaaggcacatTGCTTATGAATTttgatctttcaattcatgtggTTAATATGGAGAAGTTCTTTAGCCAGTTACTAAGATTCTACAGCCTGCTTGTTGGAGGTGTCCTGAGAATttatacagttttaaaatttgcatcacctggtctttcctttgtttaatgcaTAAACAAGGTGTACACACAAGAATATTGCATATGCCTGTCTGTTTCCACAATCACTTTGAGATGTATTCAAATCgaaacattttcacagcagcctcacaccgTGCACACGCATGTTTCTGATCGGTTTTCCAAATGTCAAAGaggtgctactgtttctgtgtctttcacctttctttttcGTATGTGCATCCCTGATGTGGTCTTTAATCacatacaccaaaattaattgcacatcGTTGTACAaacttaattcacttgattgtaatcattctgtaacaatacaatggctcacggaatggccaaactattccaactctCATggctgttttagcattgttagaagacattgcaaatagaAGAgttagaagagagtgtgtatttatagatgatgttgatgactggcttctaagtcgatttcgataTTCCAGATCTCTCCTCTTGGCGCTGTGTGCTGATCtggtgccagctttacaaaggcagactttgaggacttGTGCTctatctgctcctttgcaagttctgtccactctcaggtttttagccaaaggagcttttcaatgtgaacctgctgactcatcgggtatttcacaaacatcatcaACTCACTCCATGCCAGCTGTATTGGGTGGCATTATCTGCTTGTCTTCCAGATAGGTAAACTttctttacactgtggttgaactggcaaacatcaaaatgcaatttgcagcaacatcCGCTTTTCCAAATATAATTGGAGAGGTCGccagacaagttacatcagccaaggatgaatcaccaaagaatgagctgacattacatcatctatagctgAAGAGCCTATAAAAACCGTAACTCCacacagtcgcaggtgctttttaTAACTAGTGTggtaaaaggcaagcagtcctttaaaggatagcgagtcacctcaaagggCCATGTAAAGAGTAAAGAATCGATCCATTGTGGCACTAGGCATTGATGCTACaatataaaggcaccttcagagaatgaatttacttacagtcatatgaaaaagtttgggaacccctctcagcctgcataataatttactttcaatataaaagataacagtggtatgtctttcatttccatgcctggaacatctgagtactggggtgttttccgaacaaagattttcaatgaagcagtatttagttgtatgaaattaaatcaaactaGCCAACCTGTGATCcggctgcttttttaatgatttttaagcacagggaaaaaaaataacatttgaaaaatccgtaatttaataaaccaccaaaaaaacgggaggagaggggaaggactccCAAtttgctagtctgctgatttctcattcagtaagcactgcctgctcatgtgcccaccccaactcgtcacctgagtcgttttcgtctttgcacaatcgacatgcacctgtgagtcacgtagacttttcattgttgtttgcggttctggccgcttttcgcgtactgagttgttccggagtcccagttaagaaacacttttttaatgtcttttaagcacaggggaaaaaatgaacatgtggcctggtgcattttttaactgccttgtggcgctgtagtagtgctgctgctttgcagtaaggagtggaagattgtgggttcacttcccggttcctccctgtgtggatagcaaattatccgcaagaaactgttttacacgctgcataccaacccgcggcatagtatatgctgcataatcacaccgctttttaaatgttttttaagcagagggaaaaaaattaacatttgcaaaatccgtaacgctgcttcagtaagtacaatgcacaggcATTTAattttgtcggccactttttgccagccgtcttttctggtttgggctgtttttgcagtgttactgcttgtgcatatttaatcttgaaatccttcgagtaactaattaactaactaacacccacccacacagcttgcgtgaaaaaaatgcgcccgttctttcatccttttgttgcagcctatcaaagacttgctgatcatgtttttctAGACTATATAATATAGCATATagaatatacattggcttttcactcagtgcgggggcgtgcattcatctcggattattacattcAGCTAATATGCTacatggctgcatttgaaaaaccgacttatccctgatgagtttcaccggcattaatgattaggaatctggttggaacaaaaccctgcagccacaggggttccccaggaccgagtttgggaaacactgctgaacagagacgaaaccgactcaggtgaggagttggggcgggcaaagtagttgcagctattgattattcagtgttgtttgcctgggtgtgtGATCTgcattgactgacatggctattttctgcgtatcccatggttgtcttccggcagtgtgaatgcctcgagacacagggcgtccttgtgtggtgagttgttgcagtttgtgaccatgtcgccaaagttatcccaatgttggcaaacaaagccaacagccatgttgcgaagtttgagaagAACAgtctcgtcaatgacatttttccaaaaaatgatagGCAGATTTTTGATGGGTGatgcggtcgggtgtcgtaaccaaaacgaataatgaaaagtcaacatggctcagaggtgcatgtggactcctagcacagacgaaagggactaactgggtggttggtgagtttttgcgtccaggcacatgagcaggcagtgtgaatgcctagagagcgagggtagagcGGGAcggggaaaaaggagtgttggtgggtggggaaacgtgttccgtgttcctgcaggaccatctaagaagacgcatgtttgttgcggaagtgaattgctgtatgtagcgtgtaaatcagtttgctatggtgcacgctgTTGTGCGTCGTAAGcgaaaagtcaacgtagctcagaggtgcatgtgtactgtatcccagacgaacataaatgacggcgttttttcccagtcgtcgcgtccgagttggtgggcgtggctctgcgagttgtcgtcgtatccaatggtctaagagttggtgggggtggctccttcctgcgtgcgccatgggaggcttacttgtcggcggcttagtgaatccacgccccttccggcgtgttTTCCATGGGTTGCTGCTTGTCAGTggattagtgaattatatatatagatgtgaaaaactggctgtgcacaaatgtgggtccccttgtttGCTCCTTTGCTGATTTTAATGCCTGTCActactcaatgctgattacttacaacaccaaattggttgggtTAGCTCGTTAACCCttcaacttcatagacaggtgtgtcccatcatgagatataaaggtatttaaggtggtcaattacaagttgtgcttccttccctttgactctcctctgaagactgacagacagcatgggatcctcaaagcaaagatcctccaaagatctgaaaacaaagattgttcagtctcctggtttaggggaaagtcacaaaaagctatctcagaggtttaaactgtcagtttcaactgtaaggaatggaatcaggaaatggaaggccacaggcacagttgctgttaaatccagcaggtctggcaggccaagaaaaatacaggagaggcatatgcgcaggattgtgagaatggttacagacaacccacagatcacctccaaagacctgcaaggacatcttgctgcagatggtgtatctgtacatcgttctacaattcagtgcaatttgcaccaagaacatctgtatggcagggtgatgagaaagaagccctttctgcacttgcaccacaaacagagtcgcttgttgtatgccaatgctcgtttagacaagccagattcattttggaacaaagtgctttggaccaatgagacaaaaattgagttatttggtcacaaccaaaagcgctttgcatggcagaagaagaacaccgcattccaagaaaaacacctgctacctcctatcaaatttggtggaggttccatcatgctgtggggctgtgtggctagttcagggactggagcccttgttaaagttgagggtcgcatgaattcaacccaatatcaacaaattcttcaggaaaatgttcaagcatcagtcacaaagatgAAGTTAGTCAGGGGTTGataattccaacaagacaatgacccaaaccacAGTTGGAAAACTACGAAAGTATTCATCCAGAGGGAAAAGTACAATGTTTAGGAATGGCTATCACAATCCCCTGAATTGAAGaacatagaaaatctatgggatgatttgaagcaagctgtccatgctcggcagccatcaatttgaactgaactggagagattttgtataaagaatggtcagaaatacctccatccagaatccagacactcatcacaggctataggaggacagcgtctagaggctgttagatttataaaaggaggctcaactaagtattgatgtcatatctctgttggggtgcccacatttatgcacctttctaattttgttacaatgcatattgaatattttctgCTAATCCAATAAGCtttatgtcactgctgaaatactactgtttccataaggcatgtcatattaaaaggaagttgctactttgaaagctcagccaatgagaaacaaaaatccaaagaattaagagggggtcccaaactttttcatatgactgtatgtaaatagaaagcatttccactctatcctgaaagtgtgttgcattgttcaAGCATGTAGAgtactgcataatgtggcacaattCTGGCTTGCCTCTACCTaaagagatgcagtatgatgaCCCTGACCCACCTAATAATCAGTGAAatcggacagcattacaacttcatttgaatgtaattatcagaatgtaaaaacaggcaaTCAGATCCATTTTTTAGctgattaatttaatttgtggtcaatatcacacagTACAgcccttagttcattggccaaaCTGCgactgtcagcacacagccagatggttgccCAGCGGTGTCAGAGGTGGCGATATGTGCATAGCCAATATCTGAAGATATCCTggacacagcagcaccatcaccacctggGGTCACGTCCTCGGCACGGTGGTCACCCTtagtaatattgtctgaaacagaataaacagatggtggattctgactcaccttttcacagagaaTTTGCTGTCTGACCATCTCGTTTCTATTTCTGGCACAGTGtggtgactttctgaacttgaactttcaagtgtctccacCACACTGTATCCCTCcagaacttccttttgttgcttataccactgcttaagccaatagATATTATTTTTTCCTAGCTTccacttcacattcgctgaaattcttttttccacgggcttttgccattgtcttttaacaaagcactgaatggaagggggCTATTtgaattgatttgcatattcaaaaccATTacggacactaaggagggagataaAGATCTATAcaaattggctagacagagggagcgagctgggaaagatgtgcagcaggttagggtgataaagatggaaacaagcCAGGAGAGTGtggtgagaagatggaaagagggctttgagaggctgatgaattaagagaacgagagaaagaagaggtggatgatgtggagattgtgaatcaggaagtgctacGGATTAGCAAgaaagaagtaaggacagcggcTTCACAGCAGAAACAAGATATTCTTCTACTTTGaacaatgttattattattacagcttaagtatcagaaaactacaaaacgtcTTAATGAGTGGCAGTTTATGGCAGGGGGTGGCCTAAAATCGTGACGTTGCTCGTTGTCGGATGTGGCCCCCTACACCTCGCCGGGACTGGCCGTTTGTAAAGTCCTCTCTGTGGTAAGACCAGTTGGTATCCTGGTCAGACTTTCAGCATGATTCCTACCTTGATGAGCCCTGACCCTTGAACTCCCTAACACACCCCAAAATGCTACAGCCATTATGTTTGGAAGCCATGGAAGAggtcataaaaaaataaagttgttgaaatacaaaatacaaagtgcAGACCAGGATGATAACATCTCCCCACTTACATGCAGAAGATGAAGGTTGCTCCTCATCTCCTCAGAGGGTCATTTGAGCCTCCCGTCCCCACCGCACAGGGAGAAGCGTTTGCGTGGATAGACTTGGACTTGAAATCCTCTTCCTTCACCATCAGCGGGCCTTCCTCTTTCGCGACAGGCCTCTCACAATCTTCTTCTTTGACGCGGACCACCCACACGTTACAGGCCTCCTCTTTCATTTGCTCAGTCTACTCCCCCAGCTCACCGTCGTCATCCTCCTCTTCCTTGTCGTCATCGAGGTACGGTGACATCTTGTCAATGGGCTCCTCTTTCACTTTGACGATCACTTGTTCatactcctcttcttcttcttcctcctcttcctcttcaagCTCCTCCTCTGATCTGATGGTCTTCGATTCTGTTATGGCGCCAGTTCTGATGAGCCGTTTGAGTATCGAATGTGTAGCATTGGGCCTTTGATCGTCAACTTTGGTGTCCAAGGCAGGAAATGCAGatgctgaaagaaaaaagaattcagTAAGGACCACGGAATGGAAAATGACATAAAAAcgataaaaaatggaaataaacgaGGTCTGCAACATCCAGAGAGAGAAACCACTGGAGCACTGAGTGGTGCCTGGTGGGCTgatgtgtggtttccttttctttttttttaactctctgtGATTTATTTTGGGGTCAgttattgttttcatttctttgtgaaaaagtaagtgcaccccatgacaAGCTTTCCCTTGATTCAATTTTCACTTATACAGcatctatagataaaggtgaaTGAATATAACAAACATCAGGCCACATTTACACGTTCAGGCCGTTGTTTCattgaaattaaacagaaaagcaagaactgtgtgtgtgtgggtgtgtgtgtgtatgttatcaCCATGTCAAGACCcaaaagagctctctgaggccttAACAAAAAAATTGCTAGAGGCCGAGGAGTCTGAGAGAATGGACAAACTGGAAATCAACCATCCCACCGTCGAGAGATCAAAGTGCCAGTAGGAAGTTTCATCACCGGTGAGGAATCACAAATCAGAAACCACTCAGAGTTGAATAAGTAACtccaaaaggcactatataaagtcagGAGGTGGCTCAATCCCACCACCCTATCTCCGCAAGACATCTCCCCACCTGGGAGTgttcacattatttaaaaaaaataaaaataaaatcaccaaaTATCCCTACTGTAACTAGCCTATAATAGTGTGActaataaaaaggcactataaaaagtcACAGGGTGACAGGCTCAGTCCCACCACCTTCCCCTGAATGAAGTCTCATCACCTGTGAGGActcattttgcaaaataaataaataaatagaataaaatcacCAAATAtccctatccatattactaaccaagaatgttaaaccggatggacgcagggacatccggccatgggccgtggacgcaaaagacgtactgcgcaggcgccccaagaaatgaagcgccgcgaccacagaaaaaaggagtcagcacagaaaaacgGAGTCAAAcgccggcgacgcacacagcgccgcacgaaatccattgcacacgaaactagcacacaaaaaaaagaagccgctcgcgccccacaaatcccacacccacctccaagcaccctcccccccctacaagcaacggacgggacacacacaaagaggaggattcaacaagtccttggcacacaaaaaaaaaagaagccgctcgcaccccaccaatcccaccaccccctccaag from Erpetoichthys calabaricus chromosome 5, fErpCal1.3, whole genome shotgun sequence includes the following:
- the LOC127527817 gene encoding gastrula zinc finger protein XlCGF17.1-like, producing the protein MTTSKIAGIEDTTADNEFNNNTKNLYECADCRKKFLQKRYLSIHERSHTVEKPYHCNDCGKSFACKAYLQTHQKIHAGVKLYCCSECGKTFTHKIYVHQHQRIHTGEKPHCCTDCGKAFVCKAYLQTHQKTHSREKPHCCTECGKRFIHKRHFLEHLKTHREDEPFSCSECGKSFTEKRALQHQKRCHSLEKAFFFKECGKMIACKNSLKFHKRIHIGERLHCHTECGKSFIRKTDLSDIICRTPARDPRRGSPRKEPFSTISGFIAETRYSAARSSTRERSDFCMDCGQGFTYKSTLQDHQRIHTGEKSYSCPECGKRFRESNTLLKHRRIHAKNMASNEVEKLEQLAGE